The sequence below is a genomic window from Melospiza georgiana isolate bMelGeo1 chromosome 6, bMelGeo1.pri, whole genome shotgun sequence.
gagccaggcttGAGATGAATGAAGAGGATTGTGCTGGAAATGAGCATGGGTGCAGCAAATAGGAAGACATTGACGGAGTACATGGAGGTGAGAACGACCCAGCATTGCTCCTGCTCGTGTGACTGGCACTGGGAAGTCACCATGGGATTGACAGCGATGACAACGAAGAGGAGGGCCCAGAAGAGGACATTCATCACCACCAACAGCAAGCGCTCAGGAAATTGGCAGCCACAGAATACCAGGCAGAGGACAGACCTGCACCTCTCGATGCTGATGAATGTCAGCCGGTACAGCCCCATGGTGTAGGTGAACAGCGACAGCTGGAAAAGCAAGCTCAAATACATTGGGGGCATTATAGCAGAGCAGGATACTTCCTCCACAAGGAAGAGAAGGGTAGAGGGGACCATGAATATGAGAAAGAGGACATCGGCGATGGCTTGGTAGAAGATGAATTCGGTGATGGGATTAATGTGGACCAGCCAGAGGAAAGTCCCgttcccagccagcccacagaGGCCAATGGCCAGCGTCACAAAGTCCATGGCCATGCTGGAGACACTGATCTCACACTGACCAGGTCCATCAGTTGGTGAGGTTAAAATAGGGGACACGGGGCTCacctccatggatggatggatgcgggacaggcagtgggatgtggccCCTGGCTGTGGTCAGAGTGGATGGGCAGTCAGTGCTTGGAGAATCCAGGGATGGACCATGcggctcctcagcagctccctgcagtgggaaggattcagtggggaggagtgagatgtgcaggggaggaggatGGTAGAAATGGTGGGTGAGAGAGGGAGGTGGGAGGGTTGGGCTACTTTGCAGGGGATTGATAAATTAGAGCGAATAAACATTTTCAACGCCCCTGAAGTTGCTCCAAGACTAACTGGTCAGAGAGATAAATTAATATAAAGATGTGGACCTAGGGTGATAAATGTGGCTGGAGCCAGTGCAGACACAGATAAGGAAGCCTGCAGTGGTTTTGGGGCAAGTTCTGTAAAAAGAAGCAAGAGCACATGGCCAAAGGAAAAGTTGAAGGCACGGTCACCTTTAATATCACAGCACTCAGTGAATGTGACTATCAGAGTCCCCTCTGAATGAACCACAGGACATGAAAGAGTCTTCAGTAGGAAGTGGATGCCTGGAAATGTGTTCTTGGAAAATGGTATTTATGTACTAGACAAGAAAAAATTTACTATGTATGTATAGTTATAATGGAGAAAAACTGTTGTAAAGTCTCACAacacacaaacagaaataaGGAGAGATCCTTCTGCATGTCCTGCTGGCTAATGCTTCCTTTGGTAGCACCATTAGTTGGTGTTAGGAACTTTATTCTGTCTGACTTTTGTATCACACCTCATCTCTATCTCCACCCCACTCTCAAtcgcatcccatcccatcccatcccatcccatcccatcccatcccatcccatcccatcccatcccaatggGTTCCCAgtccctggcctctccctggctgcaggtgtggcctgttgggctctgctgctctccagtggGAGATTTGGGATTAgtggcacccagagccctcctgccccctccagcccctgtcTGCGTGATGCCTTGAGCTGGGTCCCTGGAACAGAGGCCAGAGCAGGTGAAGAGAATAAAAGGAGGCATTGATGAAAGGCCTTCAAAAGGTTCACCTTGGGCTCTCAAAGCCTCCGAGAGGAGCTGCACCAAAAATGGACAATGGCCATGAGTTTTTCAGAGAGATATAAATTTGGTCCATTTACAAATCAGTGGTTTATCCTCCAATTACAGCTCCAGGTAATGAAATCACTTAACCCCAGTTTTGCCTCCCCCAACTCACTTTCGTCTATACTTttctggg
It includes:
- the LOC131084585 gene encoding mas-related G-protein coupled receptor member D-like, with protein sequence MEVSPVSPILTSPTDGPGQCEISVSSMAMDFVTLAIGLCGLAGNGTFLWLVHINPITEFIFYQAIADVLFLIFMVPSTLLFLVEEVSCSAIMPPMYLSLLFQLSLFTYTMGLYRLTFISIERCRSVLCLVFCGCQFPERLLLVVMNVLFWALLFVVIAVNPMVTSQCQSHEQEQCWVVLTSMYSVNVFLFAAPMLISSTILFIHLKPGSQQQPHKRLDIVVFLVALVSLPLSLWFLLQQLGYIAVSVQVVFLLTCITSSIKPFLYFLVGSWKRDCSMGSCWRHCSMKSCRIHSSIQSLREAIQRVFEEPEKNTACGDDPSVDTGV